The segment GGTTGTCCACAATTCAAGTTCATATAAGCAATATACAAGGAGGCCAACATATGTGGCCATCAGACCGAGAGATACTAGTATAACTCTCTTAGTAAGAGCCCTAAGGACATGAAATAATGATTTTCTAATAGATGGGTGAGTAAGGCTCCATATGATCAGAATGACAATCCATATCCCGACAGCAATTTCACGATTGTTTAAAATGTTCATTTTAAGGGGAAATCAATTGCCGAATTTCATCGGCTTCCGGTTGATCGGGGTCGAGAGTCAAAGACCGGGAAAAATAAACTTTTGCCTGTTCGGGCCGATGCAAATGAAAATAATTGAGGATGCCGAGATTGCGCAGTGCCACGGGGTATTTCGGGTTCAGCTCGATGGCGCGTTTAAAATAACGATCGGCAAGATCGTACTGTGCGGTTTTCATATATACCTCGCCCAGTTTTCCATGCACCTCGGGAACTTCGGGGGACAGCGCTTCCGCCATCTTGAATAATTTCAAGGCTTCTTCCACCCGGCCCTGGTCGAAATAAATTTCGCCCAGATTGTAATTGAGAGAAAAAACTCCGGGCGCTTGTTTCAGCGAGGCTTCGTAATAGAAAACGGCGCGGTCCGTTTGTCCGGCCAGGCTGTAGGCCCGTCCCAGATTGATCAACGGGCGGACGAGGTTCGGGGATTTGTTCCGAGTGTCCTCCCATAAAGTCAACTCACTCCTCCAGGTCAGATTTCGTTTGATCGTCATCACTCCTAAAGAACCCACCAGAACCACCAGCAGAAAAAACGCCGTCGCTTTTTTAGCGGCCTCTGAAAACTGCGGTCGACTGAAGATGACCTGCCACAACCCCAGAGACAGTAATAAATAAAATCCGTAAGAAGCGAGGTAGGTCCGGTGTTCCGCCGCCAGGTCATGCAGGGTGATGATCGACGACGAGGGAGACAGGATGATGAGAAACCAGCCGATGCCAAATAAATAAATCCGCGATTTGGTACTCAGGTAGAGCAAGGCTCCCAGTAAAGCTGCGGGGCCGAGAAACCGCCAGGACATGAAATGCGTCACCACCGGAATATCCGGGTCGATGTTGAGGCTGACGGGAAACAACAACAGTTTCAGATAATAGAAGACCAGCACCGAGGGCTGGCTCAGCATGTATTTTTTTCTGCCGACCATTTCCTCCGGGTTCGACGGGCCGATGAGAAAGGTTTCATCGGCGAGAAGTTTTCTCAGAAGGAGTGAAAAGGCCACAAAAAAAATGCCCGCCAGCACCCACTTCCAGCGCATTAAAAACCGGATCGGGAGGGAGCCCCGGTCACACTGGCAAAGCGCATAGAGGAGTATTATCGCCGGCAGGGTGATGAGGGTCTGCTTGACGCTGAACCCCAGAGCAAAAATAATAAAAAGCAGTATGGGAAGCCAGAGGAATTTCAGCGTTCCCGATGCGGATCGTCTCTGTTCCCAAACGGATTGAAACAGGAAAAACCCTCCCAGATAAAACGTCGCCGCCAACACTTCGGAGCGGCTGATGATGTAGACCACCGATTCGGTTTGTAGCGGGTGACAGAGAAAGAGCAGGGCGGTGACCAGGGAAATACTGCGAATTTTAGCATCGTC is part of the Nitrospinota bacterium genome and harbors:
- a CDS encoding tetratricopeptide repeat protein, encoding MAKFKYRVHCCLLIALLGIVIYGNHLHNAFQFDSVAYIVNNPNLDHPEEILTLKFWVSGWGSRSLLQMSLAVNAFLGGDHPFGYHLFNLTFHIFNSLLLFFITGKVCRSFLRDPANLDDAKIRSISLVTALLFLCHPLQTESVVYIISRSEVLAATFYLGGFFLFQSVWEQRRSASGTLKFLWLPILLFIIFALGFSVKQTLITLPAIILLYALCQCDRGSLPIRFLMRWKWVLAGIFFVAFSLLLRKLLADETFLIGPSNPEEMVGRKKYMLSQPSVLVFYYLKLLLFPVSLNIDPDIPVVTHFMSWRFLGPAALLGALLYLSTKSRIYLFGIGWFLIILSPSSSIITLHDLAAEHRTYLASYGFYLLLSLGLWQVIFSRPQFSEAAKKATAFFLLVVLVGSLGVMTIKRNLTWRSELTLWEDTRNKSPNLVRPLINLGRAYSLAGQTDRAVFYYEASLKQAPGVFSLNYNLGEIYFDQGRVEEALKLFKMAEALSPEVPEVHGKLGEVYMKTAQYDLADRYFKRAIELNPKYPVALRNLGILNYFHLHRPEQAKVYFSRSLTLDPDQPEADEIRQLISP